One window of Dysidea avara chromosome 11, odDysAvar1.4, whole genome shotgun sequence genomic DNA carries:
- the LOC136238488 gene encoding protein NLRC3-like isoform X1: MASIPSRKTRDDRPEERDTNNHVVPYCATKWRELGLSLGVTSSQLDIISVDHPSSCEERCKVMLRIWLRLDPSATWGKLVDAIHFLDVTVVEKEADTKEDKGPSGNGLQQATDNIKARYRRKGLVKSSTEQDPWPPFHAESFTNLALIHQKIKQLQAKQDTTMVARIRTKGDIHKIPEITSSIRLDHIHQIFTPITSDDQCPMSILIEGHPGIGKTTLAKEICLQWANNKLLTSDKLLLLLMLRDPNLQKITSTEELLKYTIPADQVKPVLNYLHTTNGAEVTFVIDGFDELSNELRHTSFFRKLIEGDTLPNARVVVTSRPSASACLHQHVNRRVKVLGFERSSKEQYVNDALKDSPSNLKTLKRHFQQYPNIDAICYIPLNMAIIVFLCLLGSLPPTATEMFASFILHTVCRHLKRTWKIAEEEHINKMEHLPQPIQQALQQLQKVAFDGLVEDKIVFSMDDLPDMCRDDPTCYGLLQSVECYCSDEIGTPTKSFNFLHLGIQEYFAAKYVATLLEDKVLKLLKESFLVTDDPNPNSKSVRLSNMWIMYCGITIGQSNSLIRYLSRRTLLSTFRPSKLFRWRLAHHQASTTLGMHPSRSTPCSDMDYFCRDSYFLPDNSSPLSCQCGCTHTDGDCNERYHIADENVPLLSDDNDSVPSDYEISCSCHPPPSSTPMVSHWSDSVQSSISPPSLTPPTQPVKYLSRGQRIKSFFQRLTHRHQLQQGYHPSNCSNTQVTSKEMIAPLQQGSISEQEISNTLTTISQGILKDPLKVLYLFQCFQEAQDDKLCNILSKSFDNDEIYLRWHSLLPHQVVSLGFFLSRSHRKWRVLHLGIGKIGDHGLNLLHHYLCEEKSGSLEITTVDLCNNNLTGASSLLLCDIITHLQLHTLYLDFNNITSVRDISTTVTYTKTVKVLDMQSNDLTAQEALAISDMMTCLEKLYISVNKLGDDGAVILSKGITKSYTLRELHIAKNNITATGATAIAKSLLPNISLKVLDMSENDVGDDGAIEISHAISNNKTLKNLQIYDCKITATGAVAIANSLLHNNSMEVLRLNNNAIGLDGATAIGDTITMNKTLKMLSLCGWKDTIFSVGSEVYKEPTMVIMRSLHHNNTITRLYLPRGVQRDDSGKIICDKTSWYKNVVKREVKIINSKRKKCNISELYVRFH, translated from the coding sequence GTCCTTCAGGTAATGGATTACAACAGGCTACTGATAATATCAAGGCAAGATACCGACGTAAAGGATTGGTGAAATCTTCAACAGAACAAGATCCATGGCCTCCATTTCATGCTGAATCCTTTACAAATTTAGCTCTAATACATCAGAAAATTAAACAGTTACAGGCTAAACAAGATACCACAATGGTAGCTAGAATACGCACTAAGGGAGACATACACAAAATACCTGAAATAACCTCTTCAATTAGATTGGACCATATTCATCAAATATTCACTCCTATCACTTCAGATGATCAATGTCCCATGAGTATCCTAATAGAGGGTCACCCTGGAATTGGGAAGACAACACTGGCTAAGGAGATCTGTTTACAGTGGGCTAACAATAAACTACTCACATCAGATAAACTGTTACTATTACTAATGTTAAGGGACCCCAATTTACAGAAGATTACTAGTACTGAGGAGCTGCTGAAATATACAATACCTGCAGATCAGGTAAAACCTGTTTTAAACTACTTACACACCACTAATGGAGCTGAAGTGACCTTTGTTattgatggatttgatgaacTCAGTAATGAACTACGTCACACATCCTTCTTTAGGAAACTCATTGAAGGGGACACTCTACCTAATGCACGAGTAGTGGTAACATCAAGACCATCTGCGTCAGCTTGTCTACATCAACATGTAAACAGAAGAGTAAAAGTTCTTGGATTTGAGAGATCCAGCAAAGAGCAATATGTCAATGATGCTTTGAAAGACTCACCTTCTAATCTAAAAACCCTGAAGAGACATTTTCAACAATATCCCAACATTGATGCAATTTGTTACATACCACTAAATATGGCAATCATAGTATTCCTGTGTTTACTAGGATCCCTGCCACCAACTGCCACTGAAATGTTTGCAAGCTTCATCCTTCACACTGTCTGTCGTCATCTTAAGAGGACATGGAAGATTGCTGAGGAAGAACACATCAACAAAATGGAACATTTACCACAGCCAATCCAACAAGCACTACAACAACTTCAGAAAGTTGCATTTGATGGTCTTGTAGAGGACAAAATAGTATTCTCAATGGATGACTTGCCTGACATGTGCAGAGATGATCCCACTTGTTATGGACTATTACAATCTGTTGAATGTTACTGTTCAGATGAAATTGGTACTCCAACCAAATCCTTCAACTTCCTACACTTGGGAATACAAGAATATTTTGCTGCCAAATATGTAGCAACCTTACTAGAAGACAAAGTGCTTAAACTCCTAAAGGAGTCATTCCTAGTTACTGATGACCCCAATCCTAACAGTAAGAGTGTCCGCCTTTCCAACATGTGGATCATGTACTGCGGAATAACCATAGGACAGTCAAACTCGCTAATACGTTACCTGTCAAGGAGAACATTACTTAGTACATTCAGGCCTTCAAAATTATTTAGGTGGAGATTAGCACATCATCAAGCATCAACCACACTTGGGATGCATCCATCAAGGAGCACTCCATGTAGTGATATGGATTATTTCTGCAGGGATAGCTATTTCCTTCCAGACAATTCTTCACCACTCTCATGCCAATGTGGTTGTACGCATACTGATGGTGACTGTAATGAACGTTACCATATTGCTGACGAAAATGTACCACTTCTTTCTGATGACAATGATTCAGTTCCATCAGATTATGAGATCAGCTGTTCATGTCATCCACCACCATCATCCACACCTATGGTGTCACACTGGTCTGATTCTGTACAATCATCAATTAGTCCCCCTTCACTGACTCCTCCAACCCAACCAGTCAAGTACCTATCAAGAGGTCAGCGCATCAAATCTTTCTTTCAAAGATTAACTCATCGACACCAACTGCAACAAGGTTATCATCCTAGCAACTGTAGTAACACACAAGTGACCTCGAAAGAGATGATTGCTCCACTCCAACAAGGATCAATTTCTGAGCAAGAAATATCCAACACTCTGACAACTATATCACAAGGTATTTTGAAGGACCCATTGAAGGTTCTCTACTTGTTCCAGTGTTTCCAAGAGGCTCAGGATGACAAGTTATGCAACATCTTGTCCAAATCATTTGATAATGATGAAATTTACCTCCGTTGGCACAGCCTCCTCCCACACCAGGTGGTGTCTCTGGGATTCTTCCTATCAAGATCACACAGGAAATGGAGGGTACTACACTTGGGTATTGGTAAAATTGGAGATCATGGTTTGAACCTGCTACATCACTACCTTTGTGAAGAGAAATCAGGCAGTCTAGAAATAACAACAGTTGATCTTTGTAACAACAACCTTACTGGAGCATCATCACTTCTTCtttgtgatattattactcacCTTCAGTTGCATACTCTATATTTGGATTTTAACAATATTACTAGTGTGAGGGATATTTCCACTACAGTAACATACACTAAGACAGTGAAAGTGTTAGACATGCAGAGTAATGACCTCACAGCTCAAGAAGCATTAGCAATATCTGATATGATGACCTGTTTGGAGAAGTTGTACATCTCTGTCAACAAACTTGGTGATGATGGAGCAGTGATATTATCAAAAGGCATAACAAAATCCTACACACTAAGAGAATTGCACATTGCTAAGAATAACATCACAGCCACAGGAGCTACAGCAATTGCAAAGAGTTTACTACCCAACATCTCACTAAAAGTACTAGACATGAGCGAGAATGATGTCGGGGATGATGGAGCCATAGAAATTAGTCATGCTATTTCCAACAACAAAACACTAAAGAATCTGCAAATTTATGATTGTAAAATCACAGCCACAGGAGCTGTGGCAATTGCAAACAGTTTGCTACACAATAATTCAATGGAGGTACTACGCTTAAATAACAATGCTATAGGTTTAGATGGTGCCACAGCAATTGGCGATACCATTACCATGAACAAGACATTAAAGATGTTATCACTCTGTGGATGGAAGGATACAATATTTTCTGTTGGTAGTGAAGTATACAAAGAGCCAACCATGGTTATAATGAGGAGCTTACATCATAATAACACTATAACTAGACTATACCTACCTAGAGGTGTACAGCGTGATGATAGTGGTAAAATAATCTGTGATAAAACCTCTTGGTATAAAAATGTTGTGAAGAGAGAAGTTAAAATCATCAAtagcaaaagaaaaaaatgcaaTATTTCAGAATTATATGTTCGTTTCCACTAA
- the LOC136238488 gene encoding protein NLRC3-like isoform X2, producing MVARIRTKGDIHKIPEITSSIRLDHIHQIFTPITSDDQCPMSILIEGHPGIGKTTLAKEICLQWANNKLLTSDKLLLLLMLRDPNLQKITSTEELLKYTIPADQVKPVLNYLHTTNGAEVTFVIDGFDELSNELRHTSFFRKLIEGDTLPNARVVVTSRPSASACLHQHVNRRVKVLGFERSSKEQYVNDALKDSPSNLKTLKRHFQQYPNIDAICYIPLNMAIIVFLCLLGSLPPTATEMFASFILHTVCRHLKRTWKIAEEEHINKMEHLPQPIQQALQQLQKVAFDGLVEDKIVFSMDDLPDMCRDDPTCYGLLQSVECYCSDEIGTPTKSFNFLHLGIQEYFAAKYVATLLEDKVLKLLKESFLVTDDPNPNSKSVRLSNMWIMYCGITIGQSNSLIRYLSRRTLLSTFRPSKLFRWRLAHHQASTTLGMHPSRSTPCSDMDYFCRDSYFLPDNSSPLSCQCGCTHTDGDCNERYHIADENVPLLSDDNDSVPSDYEISCSCHPPPSSTPMVSHWSDSVQSSISPPSLTPPTQPVKYLSRGQRIKSFFQRLTHRHQLQQGYHPSNCSNTQVTSKEMIAPLQQGSISEQEISNTLTTISQGILKDPLKVLYLFQCFQEAQDDKLCNILSKSFDNDEIYLRWHSLLPHQVVSLGFFLSRSHRKWRVLHLGIGKIGDHGLNLLHHYLCEEKSGSLEITTVDLCNNNLTGASSLLLCDIITHLQLHTLYLDFNNITSVRDISTTVTYTKTVKVLDMQSNDLTAQEALAISDMMTCLEKLYISVNKLGDDGAVILSKGITKSYTLRELHIAKNNITATGATAIAKSLLPNISLKVLDMSENDVGDDGAIEISHAISNNKTLKNLQIYDCKITATGAVAIANSLLHNNSMEVLRLNNNAIGLDGATAIGDTITMNKTLKMLSLCGWKDTIFSVGSEVYKEPTMVIMRSLHHNNTITRLYLPRGVQRDDSGKIICDKTSWYKNVVKREVKIINSKRKKCNISELYVRFH from the coding sequence ATGGTAGCTAGAATACGCACTAAGGGAGACATACACAAAATACCTGAAATAACCTCTTCAATTAGATTGGACCATATTCATCAAATATTCACTCCTATCACTTCAGATGATCAATGTCCCATGAGTATCCTAATAGAGGGTCACCCTGGAATTGGGAAGACAACACTGGCTAAGGAGATCTGTTTACAGTGGGCTAACAATAAACTACTCACATCAGATAAACTGTTACTATTACTAATGTTAAGGGACCCCAATTTACAGAAGATTACTAGTACTGAGGAGCTGCTGAAATATACAATACCTGCAGATCAGGTAAAACCTGTTTTAAACTACTTACACACCACTAATGGAGCTGAAGTGACCTTTGTTattgatggatttgatgaacTCAGTAATGAACTACGTCACACATCCTTCTTTAGGAAACTCATTGAAGGGGACACTCTACCTAATGCACGAGTAGTGGTAACATCAAGACCATCTGCGTCAGCTTGTCTACATCAACATGTAAACAGAAGAGTAAAAGTTCTTGGATTTGAGAGATCCAGCAAAGAGCAATATGTCAATGATGCTTTGAAAGACTCACCTTCTAATCTAAAAACCCTGAAGAGACATTTTCAACAATATCCCAACATTGATGCAATTTGTTACATACCACTAAATATGGCAATCATAGTATTCCTGTGTTTACTAGGATCCCTGCCACCAACTGCCACTGAAATGTTTGCAAGCTTCATCCTTCACACTGTCTGTCGTCATCTTAAGAGGACATGGAAGATTGCTGAGGAAGAACACATCAACAAAATGGAACATTTACCACAGCCAATCCAACAAGCACTACAACAACTTCAGAAAGTTGCATTTGATGGTCTTGTAGAGGACAAAATAGTATTCTCAATGGATGACTTGCCTGACATGTGCAGAGATGATCCCACTTGTTATGGACTATTACAATCTGTTGAATGTTACTGTTCAGATGAAATTGGTACTCCAACCAAATCCTTCAACTTCCTACACTTGGGAATACAAGAATATTTTGCTGCCAAATATGTAGCAACCTTACTAGAAGACAAAGTGCTTAAACTCCTAAAGGAGTCATTCCTAGTTACTGATGACCCCAATCCTAACAGTAAGAGTGTCCGCCTTTCCAACATGTGGATCATGTACTGCGGAATAACCATAGGACAGTCAAACTCGCTAATACGTTACCTGTCAAGGAGAACATTACTTAGTACATTCAGGCCTTCAAAATTATTTAGGTGGAGATTAGCACATCATCAAGCATCAACCACACTTGGGATGCATCCATCAAGGAGCACTCCATGTAGTGATATGGATTATTTCTGCAGGGATAGCTATTTCCTTCCAGACAATTCTTCACCACTCTCATGCCAATGTGGTTGTACGCATACTGATGGTGACTGTAATGAACGTTACCATATTGCTGACGAAAATGTACCACTTCTTTCTGATGACAATGATTCAGTTCCATCAGATTATGAGATCAGCTGTTCATGTCATCCACCACCATCATCCACACCTATGGTGTCACACTGGTCTGATTCTGTACAATCATCAATTAGTCCCCCTTCACTGACTCCTCCAACCCAACCAGTCAAGTACCTATCAAGAGGTCAGCGCATCAAATCTTTCTTTCAAAGATTAACTCATCGACACCAACTGCAACAAGGTTATCATCCTAGCAACTGTAGTAACACACAAGTGACCTCGAAAGAGATGATTGCTCCACTCCAACAAGGATCAATTTCTGAGCAAGAAATATCCAACACTCTGACAACTATATCACAAGGTATTTTGAAGGACCCATTGAAGGTTCTCTACTTGTTCCAGTGTTTCCAAGAGGCTCAGGATGACAAGTTATGCAACATCTTGTCCAAATCATTTGATAATGATGAAATTTACCTCCGTTGGCACAGCCTCCTCCCACACCAGGTGGTGTCTCTGGGATTCTTCCTATCAAGATCACACAGGAAATGGAGGGTACTACACTTGGGTATTGGTAAAATTGGAGATCATGGTTTGAACCTGCTACATCACTACCTTTGTGAAGAGAAATCAGGCAGTCTAGAAATAACAACAGTTGATCTTTGTAACAACAACCTTACTGGAGCATCATCACTTCTTCtttgtgatattattactcacCTTCAGTTGCATACTCTATATTTGGATTTTAACAATATTACTAGTGTGAGGGATATTTCCACTACAGTAACATACACTAAGACAGTGAAAGTGTTAGACATGCAGAGTAATGACCTCACAGCTCAAGAAGCATTAGCAATATCTGATATGATGACCTGTTTGGAGAAGTTGTACATCTCTGTCAACAAACTTGGTGATGATGGAGCAGTGATATTATCAAAAGGCATAACAAAATCCTACACACTAAGAGAATTGCACATTGCTAAGAATAACATCACAGCCACAGGAGCTACAGCAATTGCAAAGAGTTTACTACCCAACATCTCACTAAAAGTACTAGACATGAGCGAGAATGATGTCGGGGATGATGGAGCCATAGAAATTAGTCATGCTATTTCCAACAACAAAACACTAAAGAATCTGCAAATTTATGATTGTAAAATCACAGCCACAGGAGCTGTGGCAATTGCAAACAGTTTGCTACACAATAATTCAATGGAGGTACTACGCTTAAATAACAATGCTATAGGTTTAGATGGTGCCACAGCAATTGGCGATACCATTACCATGAACAAGACATTAAAGATGTTATCACTCTGTGGATGGAAGGATACAATATTTTCTGTTGGTAGTGAAGTATACAAAGAGCCAACCATGGTTATAATGAGGAGCTTACATCATAATAACACTATAACTAGACTATACCTACCTAGAGGTGTACAGCGTGATGATAGTGGTAAAATAATCTGTGATAAAACCTCTTGGTATAAAAATGTTGTGAAGAGAGAAGTTAAAATCATCAAtagcaaaagaaaaaaatgcaaTATTTCAGAATTATATGTTCGTTTCCACTAA